The Marinitoga sp. 1197 genome contains a region encoding:
- a CDS encoding KH domain-containing protein — MKKLLENIIKGIVKNPELVNIVEYKNDNEIVFEIHVDPHDVGQIIGKDGRTIKSINTLLTAAKKDESTKFLLKVIR, encoded by the coding sequence ATGAAGAAATTATTAGAAAATATAATTAAAGGAATTGTTAAAAATCCAGAGTTAGTAAATATAGTGGAATATAAAAATGATAATGAAATAGTTTTTGAAATCCATGTAGATCCACATGATGTGGGACAAATTATTGGAAAAGATGGGAGAACTATAAAGTCTATAAATACTCTATTAACAGCAGCTAAGAAAGATGAAAGTACTAAATTTCTTTTAAAGGTAATAAGGTGA
- the lepB gene encoding signal peptidase I, whose amino-acid sequence MSLSLKSKIKKETYEWVNALVYAVIFGTIIRLFVFETMMVPTPSMVPTIQVLDRLFIEKITYDYSKPKLGDIIVFWTPFVDKSAQKQLGAFDKFMDLFAPKKFDGHVKYVKRLVGVPGDTLELVPDSKIWEKLKSDKDFTPPYWLKKIIDYYNGVENVPSSVKNSVAQLYVNGKIPEGFENRYYYIDGIFASKDYYKFMAYPEKYSSDIYRAYSEIRKPMFDLGAFRYYNKTLDYTKYYESVLSKLDLNKVFVEEKGRVKINLPDGFYFFMGDNTTESFDSRYFGIVPEENIIGRPFLRIWPYNRFGSVK is encoded by the coding sequence CTGAGCTTGAGTCTTAAATCTAAAATAAAAAAAGAAACGTATGAATGGGTTAATGCTCTTGTTTATGCGGTGATTTTTGGAACAATAATAAGATTATTTGTTTTTGAAACAATGATGGTTCCAACACCTTCTATGGTACCAACCATACAGGTGTTGGATCGTTTGTTTATCGAAAAAATAACATATGATTATAGCAAGCCAAAATTAGGCGATATTATAGTCTTTTGGACACCTTTTGTTGACAAAAGTGCTCAAAAGCAACTTGGTGCATTTGATAAATTTATGGATTTATTTGCTCCAAAGAAATTTGATGGTCATGTGAAGTATGTAAAAAGATTAGTTGGTGTTCCTGGAGATACATTAGAATTAGTGCCAGATAGTAAAATATGGGAAAAATTAAAATCAGATAAAGATTTTACACCACCATATTGGTTAAAGAAAATCATAGATTATTATAATGGTGTGGAAAATGTTCCATCAAGTGTAAAAAATTCTGTAGCTCAATTATATGTAAATGGTAAGATACCAGAAGGATTTGAAAATAGATATTATTATATTGATGGGATTTTTGCTTCAAAAGACTATTATAAATTTATGGCATATCCAGAAAAATATAGTAGCGATATATATAGAGCTTATAGCGAAATAAGAAAACCTATGTTTGACCTTGGTGCTTTTAGATATTACAACAAAACACTGGATTATACAAAATATTATGAATCTGTTTTATCTAAGTTGGATTTAAATAAAGTTTTTGTTGAAGAAAAAGGCAGAGTAAAAATTAATCTTCCTGATGGATTTTATTTTTTCATGGGAGATAATACAACTGAAAGTTTTGATAGCAGATATTTTGGAATAGTTCCAGAAGAAAATATAATAGGAAGACCTTTTTTAAGAATATGGCCGTATAATAGATTTGGATCTGTAAAATAA
- the rpsP gene encoding 30S ribosomal protein S16, producing MVKIRLNRMGRRHRPFYRIVVVDSREKRSGKYIESLGFYDPLRENDTFQVNVEKAVEWILKGAQPTDTARDILSKAGVMKRVHEIKFEKKA from the coding sequence ATGGTAAAAATAAGATTAAACAGAATGGGAAGAAGGCATAGACCCTTTTATAGGATTGTGGTTGTTGATTCAAGAGAAAAAAGAAGTGGGAAGTATATAGAATCATTGGGCTTTTATGATCCGCTAAGAGAAAATGACACTTTTCAAGTAAATGTTGAAAAAGCAGTTGAATGGATTTTAAAAGGCGCTCAACCTACTGATACAGCAAGAGATATTTTATCAAAAGCTGGAGTTATGAAAAGAGTTCATGAAATAAAATTTGAAAAGAAAGCGTAA
- a CDS encoding asparaginase — MKVAIITTGGTIAMVHDPLLGVIPSEERNKHLNEIPELKKIAETELIEFTNIPSPHMTPKIMFELSKFIKKVISRKDINGVVITHGTDTLEETAYFLDLVLNERKPVVLTAAMRNWNEPSTDGPANLISSVRVASSKKAMNKGVLVCLNDEIHSAREVTKTYTSNVATFDSPGYGPLGIVDEDAVIFYRESLLRMHIDANDVEDKVALIKTYTGDDGAILKVLPDLEFKGVVIEGFGRGNVPPKVADKIEWLVKEKKIPVIVVSRCFKGRVLGVYGYHGGGADLKNKGAILGNEVSGQKARIKLTVALGVTNEIEELRKYFELNGVD; from the coding sequence ATGAAAGTTGCGATAATAACCACCGGTGGAACTATTGCTATGGTTCATGACCCTTTATTGGGGGTAATACCTTCTGAAGAAAGAAATAAACATTTAAACGAAATCCCTGAATTAAAAAAGATTGCTGAAACTGAATTAATTGAATTTACCAATATACCAAGTCCGCATATGACACCAAAAATTATGTTTGAACTTTCAAAATTTATAAAAAAAGTTATTTCTCGCAAAGATATTAATGGTGTTGTTATAACTCATGGAACTGATACTCTTGAAGAAACCGCATATTTTTTAGATTTAGTTTTGAATGAAAGGAAACCTGTTGTATTAACAGCTGCTATGAGAAATTGGAATGAACCAAGTACAGATGGACCAGCGAATTTAATTTCTTCTGTGCGAGTCGCATCATCTAAAAAAGCTATGAATAAAGGAGTTCTTGTGTGTTTAAATGACGAAATTCATTCTGCCAGAGAAGTAACAAAAACTTATACAAGTAATGTGGCAACCTTTGACTCTCCAGGGTATGGGCCTCTGGGTATTGTTGACGAAGATGCTGTAATATTTTATAGAGAATCACTTTTAAGAATGCATATTGATGCCAATGATGTGGAGGATAAAGTTGCTTTAATTAAAACGTATACAGGTGATGATGGAGCAATTTTGAAAGTTTTACCTGATCTTGAGTTTAAAGGAGTAGTTATTGAAGGTTTTGGAAGAGGAAATGTTCCTCCAAAAGTTGCTGATAAAATAGAATGGCTGGTTAAGGAAAAAAAGATACCTGTTATTGTTGTTTCAAGATGTTTTAAAGGAAGAGTTTTAGGCGTATATGGGTATCATGGTGGAGGAGCTGATTTGAAAAATAAAGGCGCAATACTCGGAAATGAAGTTTCAGGACAAAAAGCAAGAATAAAATTGACAGTAGCTCTTGGGGTTACGAACGAAATTGAAGAATTAAGAAAATATTTTGAACTTAATGGAGTTGATTAA
- the rplS gene encoding 50S ribosomal protein L19, protein MDQYIRAIEKEYIREDIPEFRPGDTVKVYVKVVEGGRERVQAYEGIVIKIRGGGLGKTFTVRRIGANGIGVERIFPLHSPSIEKIQVVRKGKVRRAKLYYLRNIRGKIKIKERRD, encoded by the coding sequence ATGGATCAATATATTAGAGCCATTGAAAAAGAATATATACGAGAAGATATTCCAGAATTCAGACCTGGTGATACAGTAAAAGTATATGTAAAGGTTGTTGAAGGTGGTAGAGAAAGAGTACAGGCCTATGAAGGTATTGTTATAAAAATAAGAGGTGGCGGATTAGGAAAAACATTTACAGTTAGAAGAATTGGTGCAAATGGTATAGGAGTAGAAAGAATATTCCCATTGCACTCACCATCGATTGAAAAAATACAGGTTGTAAGAAAAGGTAAAGTAAGAAGAGCAAAACTTTACTACTTAAGAAATATTAGAGGTAAGATTAAGATTAAGGAGAGAAGGGACTGA
- a CDS encoding AI-2E family transporter codes for MKLSPNLKGALFSAVYFIIFISIAFISRDVFAIIIFTIGFVLAINLIAKGLNRLKIPMKIANIIALISSLFFLYLLLVLLIPTVIKEISNFVVFLNDFFQKAQWKVLLQNQPENIVDNIENFMNSLQPKLIELLSNFIELIPTYGQRAFTFLFFLTIGTIYFSFYFESFKEKLQYLYPKSLRKTANEFYNETFNQIEHYVVATLLASAFVGVSAFLAMSFLGIKYQLLLSFWAAVTNFIPVIGVVLEFIPMIIVGVSSGLTTMLLFLLIMSVIHGIAFIIFISIMKDYGRINPVITIFSLLILGSIISLTGALIAVPTAMIIKVFWQIYIKPELERG; via the coding sequence ATGAAATTAAGCCCTAATTTAAAAGGTGCTTTATTTTCTGCGGTTTATTTTATAATATTTATAAGTATAGCGTTCATTTCAAGAGATGTTTTTGCAATTATAATCTTTACTATAGGTTTTGTTCTGGCTATAAATCTTATAGCCAAGGGATTGAATCGTTTGAAAATTCCAATGAAAATTGCAAATATTATAGCGCTTATTAGTTCTTTATTCTTTTTATATTTATTACTTGTGTTGTTAATACCAACAGTAATTAAAGAAATTAGCAATTTTGTCGTTTTTTTAAATGACTTTTTTCAAAAAGCGCAATGGAAAGTATTGTTGCAAAATCAACCAGAAAATATTGTTGATAATATAGAAAATTTTATGAATTCACTACAACCTAAGTTAATAGAGTTATTATCTAATTTTATTGAATTGATTCCAACATATGGTCAAAGAGCTTTCACTTTTTTGTTTTTCTTAACTATCGGAACTATATATTTTAGTTTTTATTTTGAGTCATTTAAAGAAAAATTACAGTATCTTTATCCGAAATCTTTGAGAAAAACAGCAAATGAGTTTTACAATGAAACGTTTAATCAGATTGAACATTATGTTGTTGCTACGCTATTAGCTTCAGCCTTTGTTGGTGTTTCAGCCTTTTTAGCAATGTCTTTTTTAGGGATTAAATATCAGTTATTACTGAGTTTTTGGGCAGCTGTTACAAATTTTATTCCTGTTATAGGCGTTGTTTTAGAATTTATTCCTATGATTATAGTCGGAGTTTCAAGTGGATTAACAACTATGTTATTATTTTTGCTTATAATGTCTGTTATACATGGTATAGCATTTATTATATTTATTTCAATAATGAAAGATTATGGTCGAATTAATCCAGTTATTACTATTTTTTCATTATTAATATTGGGTTCAATTATAAGCCTAACAGGGGCCTTAATTGCTGTACCGACAGCTATGATAATAAAGGTTTTCTGGCAAATTTATATAAAACCAGAACTTGAAAGGGGTTAA
- a CDS encoding transcription antitermination factor NusB, producing the protein MVRKDAYLLLREFDKKHYIPQKSFDYFTKIYSNQDMALLKNLVWGTIRNLVKIDFYLKKLIKNYKNIPPASKWILRLGAYQILNGFKPYVAVNETVKVAKNRKVRGLVNATLKNLMRKKDDYILPPWIEFSIPKWIYDYMNEHFPEDYVNAFLKKSYSINPLTLRTNTLKISRDDLIKNLSEYSIKPTIHSPFGVIIENPKFPIESTKEYLKGYFYIQHESSQIIPLILNPHPGEAVLDMCAAPGGKTTELAQLMDNKGKIVALDIDIDRLELIEANIQRLGINIIKTKLISGIEYNEEKYDKILIDAPCSSLGTASIHPEVFHRITNKDFIKYSDVQIKLLENAISNLIKNNGEIVYSTCTISIEENTKIMKYIFEKFSNISFEEIDLNKYNIKNYYDGFGYYFYPDDTLIPFYVAKIKIKERG; encoded by the coding sequence ATGGTCAGAAAAGACGCGTATTTATTATTGCGTGAATTTGATAAAAAGCATTATATTCCACAAAAATCTTTTGATTATTTTACTAAAATTTATTCAAATCAGGATATGGCGTTATTAAAAAATCTTGTATGGGGAACTATAAGGAATCTTGTGAAAATAGACTTTTATTTAAAAAAACTGATTAAAAATTATAAAAATATTCCACCTGCTTCTAAATGGATATTGAGATTAGGGGCATATCAAATTCTAAATGGTTTTAAGCCTTATGTTGCTGTAAATGAAACGGTTAAAGTTGCGAAAAATAGAAAGGTTAGAGGATTGGTTAATGCTACGCTTAAAAATCTTATGAGGAAAAAAGATGATTATATTTTGCCTCCATGGATAGAATTTTCAATTCCAAAATGGATATATGACTATATGAACGAACACTTTCCGGAAGATTATGTCAACGCATTCTTGAAAAAAAGTTATTCAATTAATCCACTTACCTTAAGGACAAATACATTAAAAATTTCTCGAGATGATCTTATAAAAAATTTATCAGAATACTCCATTAAACCAACAATTCATTCTCCTTTTGGAGTTATTATTGAAAATCCAAAATTTCCAATTGAAAGTACAAAAGAATATTTAAAGGGTTATTTTTATATTCAGCATGAAAGTTCTCAAATTATTCCATTAATTTTAAACCCTCATCCAGGTGAAGCTGTCCTGGACATGTGTGCGGCTCCTGGAGGAAAGACAACAGAACTGGCACAGTTGATGGATAATAAAGGAAAGATTGTAGCTTTAGATATCGATATTGATAGGCTGGAACTTATTGAAGCAAATATTCAAAGATTGGGAATTAATATAATTAAAACAAAATTAATATCCGGCATTGAATATAATGAAGAAAAATATGATAAAATACTTATTGATGCACCGTGTTCTTCTTTAGGGACGGCTTCAATTCATCCCGAAGTCTTTCATAGAATTACAAATAAAGATTTTATTAAATATTCAGATGTTCAGATAAAATTATTGGAAAATGCTATTAGTAACTTGATTAAAAACAATGGAGAAATTGTATATTCTACATGTACAATTTCGATAGAAGAGAATACGAAAATTATGAAATATATATTCGAAAAGTTTTCGAATATAAGCTTTGAAGAAATTGATTTGAATAAATATAATATAAAAAATTATTATGATGGTTTTGGATATTATTTTTATCCTGATGATACATTAATACCATTTTATGTGGCAAAAATTAAAATAAAAGAAAGGGGTTAA
- the rsmG gene encoding 16S rRNA (guanine(527)-N(7))-methyltransferase RsmG — protein sequence MKFLLRLFKEYEISLNENSYNKMKKFIDLIINYPVNLTAIKDFEIAFKSLILDSIYPFVKFAKLKDNYKFLDIGTGGGIPGIPLSIVYPKINFTLLDSIEKKIKGVKFFINELDLENANAISERVEIFSKNNLSSFDYITAKAVSRSDVLLEYAAPLLKTDGLLFLYKGPTYISEERKYLIKAAEKIYFDIVEEHYYRLFEKDRVFIILKKTGETPSTFPRKIGMALKKPLGGI from the coding sequence ATGAAATTTTTATTGAGACTTTTTAAAGAATATGAAATTTCTTTGAACGAAAATTCATATAATAAGATGAAAAAGTTTATTGATTTAATAATAAATTACCCTGTTAATCTTACTGCAATAAAAGATTTCGAGATAGCTTTTAAATCCCTAATTTTAGATAGTATATACCCTTTTGTTAAATTTGCTAAATTAAAAGATAATTATAAATTTTTAGATATTGGAACAGGAGGTGGAATTCCAGGTATTCCATTATCAATAGTGTATCCAAAAATTAATTTTACACTTTTGGATAGTATAGAAAAGAAAATAAAAGGCGTAAAATTTTTTATAAACGAATTGGATTTAGAAAACGCTAATGCTATAAGTGAAAGAGTAGAAATTTTTTCAAAGAATAATTTATCTTCTTTTGATTATATTACAGCTAAAGCAGTTTCAAGAAGTGATGTTTTATTAGAATATGCTGCACCGTTATTAAAAACAGATGGACTTTTATTTTTGTATAAAGGTCCAACATATATATCTGAAGAAAGAAAATATTTAATAAAAGCTGCTGAAAAAATATATTTTGATATTGTAGAGGAACATTATTACAGACTTTTTGAAAAAGATAGAGTATTTATTATATTGAAAAAAACGGGGGAAACTCCGTCTACTTTTCCAAGAAAAATTGGTATGGCGCTAAAAAAACCTTTGGGAGGTATTTGA
- a CDS encoding RNA methyltransferase, giving the protein MRNNVYIALIHYPILGREGQIISTAITNLDIHDIARSSRTYNIKNYYIVSNLPAQQQIVKNVLKYWTEGFGKEYNPNRYDALSIAKLKPYLEDVIEDIEKNEGKKPKLIFTSAKIRERTLSFSEINKIIVENDEPHLILFGTGWGMPEEIREICDYELEPIRGNAQFNHLSVRAAVAIALDRLFGEN; this is encoded by the coding sequence ATGAGAAATAATGTTTATATAGCATTGATACACTACCCAATATTAGGAAGAGAAGGGCAAATTATTTCAACTGCAATAACAAATTTGGATATTCATGATATTGCTCGTTCATCAAGAACATATAATATCAAGAATTATTATATAGTTTCTAATCTTCCAGCCCAGCAGCAAATAGTAAAAAATGTTTTAAAATATTGGACAGAAGGTTTTGGGAAAGAGTATAATCCAAATAGATATGATGCGTTGTCTATTGCAAAATTAAAACCGTATCTGGAAGATGTTATTGAAGATATTGAGAAAAATGAAGGGAAAAAACCGAAGTTAATATTTACTTCTGCGAAAATCAGAGAAAGAACTCTGAGTTTTTCGGAAATTAATAAAATTATTGTTGAAAATGATGAACCACATTTAATTTTATTTGGAACAGGTTGGGGAATGCCAGAAGAAATAAGGGAAATTTGTGATTATGAATTAGAACCTATTAGAGGAAATGCGCAATTTAACCATTTATCAGTTAGAGCTGCGGTTGCGATTGCGTTGGATAGGCTTTTTGGAGAAAATTAA
- a CDS encoding type III PLP-dependent enzyme translates to MKVTDLIRKAAKKLETPFLVLDIEQVKKNYLRLKDSMKNVEIFYAVKANSHIEILKVLRDLGSSFDVASVGEINKLLSLGISPKKMSFGNPIKKEKDIAYAWEVGIEYFSVDSEMEVEKVARNAPGSKVYARIATSSSDSDWPLSGKFGTDIDHVISILNWANRHGLKPFGVSFHVGSQSYNKYKWQEAILESSVVFNKLLKNGIELKMLNLGGGIPVKHTKPIPTVEEIGEVVEDSIREYLWKHKNLMIVSEPGRSMVGDAGILVSRVILKSRKGSKKWIYLDVGVFHGLMETIENFQYEIQVEGKNHGNKDVFTIAGPTCDSVDTIYEDTLLPSDIDYNDIVYFINSGAYTVEYSSYFNGIEPPKVYTLDELKEILKD, encoded by the coding sequence ATGAAAGTTACTGATTTAATTAGAAAAGCTGCTAAAAAATTAGAGACTCCATTTTTAGTATTGGATATAGAACAGGTTAAAAAAAATTATTTAAGATTAAAAGATTCAATGAAAAATGTGGAAATATTTTATGCAGTTAAAGCAAATTCTCATATTGAAATATTAAAAGTTTTAAGGGATTTAGGGTCTTCTTTTGATGTTGCATCAGTTGGAGAAATTAATAAATTATTATCTCTTGGAATATCGCCAAAAAAAATGAGTTTTGGAAATCCAATAAAAAAAGAAAAAGATATAGCTTATGCATGGGAAGTTGGAATTGAATATTTTTCTGTTGATAGTGAAATGGAGGTAGAAAAGGTTGCAAGAAATGCTCCGGGCTCAAAAGTATACGCAAGGATTGCAACAAGTTCTTCTGATAGTGATTGGCCATTGTCCGGAAAGTTTGGAACGGATATAGATCATGTTATTTCTATTTTAAATTGGGCAAATAGACATGGATTAAAGCCCTTTGGAGTAAGTTTTCATGTTGGTTCTCAATCTTATAATAAATATAAATGGCAAGAAGCTATTTTAGAGTCGAGTGTTGTTTTTAATAAACTTTTGAAAAATGGAATTGAATTAAAAATGCTAAATTTAGGTGGAGGAATACCTGTTAAACATACAAAACCAATTCCAACAGTTGAAGAAATTGGAGAGGTTGTTGAAGACTCCATAAGGGAATATTTATGGAAACACAAGAATTTAATGATAGTTTCTGAACCAGGAAGGTCTATGGTGGGAGATGCAGGAATTTTAGTTTCAAGAGTTATATTAAAAAGCAGAAAAGGAAGTAAAAAATGGATATATTTAGATGTTGGTGTGTTTCATGGATTGATGGAAACTATAGAAAATTTTCAGTATGAAATTCAGGTTGAAGGTAAAAATCATGGTAATAAAGATGTTTTTACAATAGCAGGGCCAACATGTGATAGTGTGGACACAATTTATGAGGATACATTATTGCCATCAGATATTGATTATAATGATATTGTTTATTTTATAAATTCAGGTGCATATACAGTTGAATATTCTTCATATTTTAATGGTATAGAACCTCCAAAAGTTTATACACTTGATGAATTAAAGGAAATTTTAAAAGATTGA
- the trmD gene encoding tRNA (guanosine(37)-N1)-methyltransferase TrmD — protein MEIDVVTIFPEMFEVITKFGVLSRAIKEKIILFNAHNLRDYTKDKHRVTDLYAYGGGPGMVMKVEPFYGFYDEYLKEKGKKPYVILTSPQGKKFNSSDAERLAKKENLVFFCGRYEGIDERVMKLVDEEFSIGDFVVTGGELPAMLMIDAISRFVPGVVGDINSVKNDSFYNQLLDHPHYTKPREFKGMKVPDVLLSGNHKKIDEYRRRESIMRTILKRPDLFIKHELDEFDKKVIVNIIRELILDEK, from the coding sequence ATAGAGATTGATGTCGTTACAATATTTCCTGAAATGTTTGAAGTCATAACAAAATTTGGGGTATTATCCAGAGCAATTAAAGAAAAAATTATATTGTTTAATGCACATAATTTGAGAGACTATACAAAAGATAAACACCGAGTTACAGATTTATATGCATATGGCGGTGGCCCAGGGATGGTTATGAAGGTAGAACCTTTTTATGGATTTTATGATGAGTATTTGAAAGAGAAAGGGAAAAAGCCATATGTGATATTAACATCACCACAGGGGAAAAAATTCAATTCATCAGATGCAGAAAGGCTTGCAAAAAAAGAAAATTTAGTATTTTTTTGCGGAAGATATGAAGGTATTGATGAACGAGTTATGAAGCTTGTTGATGAAGAGTTTTCTATAGGTGATTTTGTTGTTACAGGTGGAGAATTGCCTGCTATGTTAATGATAGATGCAATATCAAGATTTGTTCCTGGAGTAGTGGGAGATATTAATAGTGTAAAAAATGACTCATTTTATAATCAATTATTGGATCATCCACATTATACCAAGCCAAGAGAATTTAAAGGAATGAAGGTTCCGGATGTTTTATTAAGTGGAAATCATAAAAAGATAGATGAGTATCGTAGGAGAGAAAGTATAATGCGAACAATTTTAAAACGTCCGGATTTATTTATTAAACATGAGTTAGATGAATTTGATAAAAAGGTGATTGTTAATATAATCAGGGAGCTGATTTTAGATGAGAAATAA
- the rimM gene encoding ribosome maturation factor RimM (Essential for efficient processing of 16S rRNA), whose protein sequence is MKRLDDLLKDKIAIGKISNTHGLNGELKLFPYTSEQRIFENLSDVLLYNSKTKRFLYAKLESIRKANKVYIVKIYGVENISSAQRYKDFIIYISEKDLPDLEETEFYYFQLLNKKVFYDDGAYIGKIIDILETGANDVIVIENEINKFEKEEILYPLIKENVVKFDKNADDIIVKRLEWYNDDIEDRD, encoded by the coding sequence ATGAAGAGGTTAGACGACCTCTTGAAGGATAAGATAGCTATTGGAAAAATTTCCAATACACACGGTTTGAATGGAGAACTTAAACTTTTTCCTTATACTAGTGAGCAAAGAATTTTTGAAAATTTAAGTGATGTTTTGCTTTATAACTCAAAAACAAAACGTTTCTTATATGCAAAATTGGAATCAATAAGAAAAGCAAATAAGGTCTATATTGTGAAAATTTACGGTGTTGAAAATATATCTTCTGCTCAAAGATATAAAGATTTTATAATCTATATTTCTGAGAAAGATTTGCCAGATCTTGAAGAAACAGAATTTTATTATTTTCAATTGTTAAATAAAAAAGTTTTTTATGATGATGGTGCATATATTGGAAAAATAATTGATATTTTAGAAACCGGTGCAAATGATGTGATAGTCATTGAAAATGAAATAAATAAATTTGAAAAAGAAGAAATTCTTTATCCATTAATAAAAGAGAATGTGGTTAAATTCGATAAAAATGCTGATGATATTATTGTAAAAAGATTGGAATGGTATAATGATGATATCGAAGATAGAGATTGA
- a CDS encoding lipoate--protein ligase family protein, which yields MIRLIIDTYHMGSWNMACDLSIAKHVGKGIQPTTIRLYGWTLPTLSLGRFQKIEDIDIDYLRNNNIDIVRRPTGGRAVLHNKEITYLFSAATKHPLLPDNVVGSYKVIAEALRKSLEILKIHCDVEKNKNKHLNTPACYDAPSIYEITVDKKKFIGSAQYRNENYILQHGSIPLSFPLRNYVNSFKLSQEKKEKLYNHLEKKVIDIKSILNKEISFEELAEALKYGFGKEFNEDVFIGELSQSEYDLTKKLVKKFEIDIDTL from the coding sequence ATGATAAGGCTTATTATCGATACATATCATATGGGTTCATGGAATATGGCATGTGACCTTTCTATTGCTAAACATGTAGGAAAGGGAATACAACCAACAACGATAAGATTATATGGTTGGACATTACCAACTTTATCGCTTGGAAGGTTTCAAAAAATAGAGGATATAGATATAGATTATTTGAGAAATAACAATATAGATATTGTCAGAAGGCCAACAGGCGGAAGAGCAGTTTTACATAATAAAGAAATAACATATCTTTTTTCAGCGGCTACCAAACATCCGTTGCTTCCGGATAATGTAGTTGGAAGCTATAAAGTAATTGCTGAAGCTTTGAGGAAAAGTTTAGAAATTTTGAAAATACATTGTGATGTTGAAAAAAATAAAAACAAGCATCTTAATACTCCAGCATGTTATGATGCACCATCTATATATGAAATTACAGTTGATAAAAAAAAGTTTATCGGTAGTGCACAATATAGAAATGAAAATTATATTTTACAACATGGTTCTATACCATTAAGTTTTCCATTGAGAAATTATGTAAATTCATTTAAATTATCTCAGGAAAAGAAAGAAAAATTATATAATCACCTGGAAAAAAAAGTCATTGATATAAAAAGTATTTTAAATAAAGAAATTTCTTTTGAAGAGTTAGCTGAAGCATTAAAATACGGTTTTGGAAAGGAATTTAATGAAGATGTATTTATTGGTGAACTTTCACAATCTGAATATGACCTTACAAAAAAACTTGTAAAAAAATTTGAAATTGATATCGATACACTTTAG